The following are from one region of the Alicyclobacillus fastidiosus genome:
- a CDS encoding dihydroxy-acid dehydratase — MERLRINNPINPYQWNVQGKANEPITVAALLDKARQMLAPEVADIPVTWSLDEIYTRLEENAPRIAILGGSWDHPAHVMDLGTVLRAAISLWHRGAVPFYAATPVLCDGTAQNTMGMSYSLQSRHAIAHMIINHMEAQSYHGAFVIQGCDKQPLGVVCGLAHLDYIRRLRGEAPVMATFAPVHVLKGGTIPEKLRMELEQVATRAEETGFQSIADDLRDAMSYILQCSSNTAFQGVFARAVAEGVITSAQHKLYEQVLAVNTCDAAGGICAFHGTGNSSRDLVAGLGLVHPAVELLTVPPTFAQVDASIEALLSVINQPGYSVSQLIQSNIRNAIRIHSAAGGSSNLMMHMVAAMIYAGQPFSLYDVEQVYDEHPIPDLFDYSLTEGRDIYALAMQCTSGSSRGMETLIYELIQNGVPMDVDAPTMAASTWRERLRDKRGLAASNVTDNPIILSSPRRPFSGMDVLRSNFFTNAVVKISGLTTAQLDEFDEKVAVIVYYPNEEAANSHLLAPHLTDSWRINRIVPASALSHMYTLNGGKGAPTDDYDQLFQQMINERLLKTAIVIGGQGPEAFGMPEMFTPMQHINANHTLQKLSVLMSDGRYSGVTYGAAIGHITPEAIHGGGILYLKTGDLVQLGFRRKRIDLLDTDALEQGEVRLAPEDWRTSRESLAQARKVELVARRRQISAANRLTHCTDAAHGVVPEAIWEEAELNQQAIAEHRVVAQERSQVR; from the coding sequence GTGGAAAGACTTCGGATCAATAACCCAATCAATCCTTATCAGTGGAATGTGCAAGGGAAAGCAAACGAACCCATTACCGTCGCTGCGCTACTCGATAAAGCCCGCCAAATGCTCGCTCCCGAAGTCGCAGACATCCCTGTGACTTGGTCACTCGATGAAATCTACACGAGACTGGAAGAAAATGCTCCGCGCATCGCCATTCTAGGTGGCTCGTGGGACCATCCCGCACACGTGATGGACCTAGGAACGGTACTTCGGGCCGCCATCTCGCTCTGGCATCGCGGAGCTGTCCCGTTTTACGCGGCGACGCCGGTGCTGTGTGACGGCACGGCCCAAAACACCATGGGTATGAGTTATTCCCTGCAAAGTCGGCACGCCATCGCGCATATGATCATCAACCACATGGAAGCGCAATCATACCACGGCGCGTTCGTCATCCAAGGGTGCGACAAGCAGCCACTGGGCGTCGTCTGTGGACTTGCGCATCTCGACTACATCCGGCGCCTCCGCGGCGAAGCTCCGGTCATGGCGACGTTCGCACCGGTACACGTGTTAAAAGGCGGGACTATTCCAGAAAAGCTGCGCATGGAGCTGGAACAAGTGGCGACGCGTGCAGAAGAGACCGGATTTCAGTCCATAGCCGACGACTTGCGCGACGCCATGTCCTACATCCTTCAGTGTTCCTCGAACACCGCTTTCCAAGGGGTTTTCGCGCGGGCCGTTGCAGAAGGCGTGATCACGAGCGCACAGCACAAACTGTACGAACAAGTTCTGGCGGTCAATACGTGTGACGCGGCAGGTGGCATTTGCGCGTTTCATGGTACGGGCAATAGTTCACGCGATCTCGTCGCAGGCCTCGGCCTTGTGCACCCAGCCGTCGAACTGTTGACAGTCCCGCCGACGTTCGCCCAGGTCGACGCCTCCATCGAGGCGCTGCTCAGCGTGATCAATCAGCCGGGCTACAGCGTATCTCAACTCATCCAATCGAACATTCGCAATGCGATTCGAATTCACAGCGCCGCCGGCGGATCCTCCAACTTGATGATGCACATGGTGGCCGCCATGATCTACGCAGGGCAGCCGTTTAGCCTGTACGACGTCGAACAGGTATACGACGAGCACCCAATTCCGGATCTATTTGACTACAGCCTCACCGAGGGACGCGACATCTACGCACTCGCCATGCAGTGTACTTCAGGCTCCTCACGCGGCATGGAAACGCTCATCTACGAACTGATTCAAAACGGCGTGCCAATGGATGTGGATGCTCCGACGATGGCCGCATCGACATGGCGGGAGCGGCTTCGTGACAAACGTGGTCTCGCAGCGTCGAACGTCACCGACAATCCCATCATCCTGTCCAGTCCGCGACGTCCCTTCAGTGGTATGGACGTATTGCGCAGCAACTTCTTCACGAATGCGGTCGTCAAAATCAGCGGTTTGACGACGGCGCAACTGGACGAATTCGACGAGAAAGTCGCCGTGATCGTCTATTATCCGAACGAGGAAGCAGCGAACAGCCATCTGCTAGCTCCTCATTTGACCGATAGTTGGCGGATCAACCGCATCGTTCCAGCCAGTGCCCTCTCGCACATGTATACGCTGAATGGGGGCAAGGGCGCACCAACGGACGATTACGACCAGTTATTTCAACAGATGATCAACGAACGGCTGCTGAAAACGGCCATTGTCATAGGCGGTCAGGGACCTGAGGCATTCGGCATGCCGGAGATGTTTACCCCGATGCAGCACATCAACGCGAATCACACACTGCAAAAGCTGTCCGTATTGATGAGCGATGGCCGCTATTCTGGCGTGACTTACGGCGCGGCCATCGGGCATATCACACCCGAGGCCATTCATGGTGGGGGAATCCTGTACCTGAAGACGGGTGACCTCGTCCAGCTCGGGTTTCGGCGTAAACGCATCGATCTCCTCGACACAGACGCACTTGAACAAGGAGAAGTGCGCCTTGCCCCGGAGGATTGGCGTACTTCGCGCGAATCGTTGGCACAGGCGCGCAAGGTAGAACTCGTCGCGCGCCGCCGCCAAATATCTGCTGCCAATCGGCTGACCCATTGCACGGACGCGGCACATGGCGTCGTGCCAGAAGCCATCTGGGAAGAGGCAGAGCTGAACCAGCAAGCGATCGCAGAGCATCGCGTTGTAGCGCAGGAACGGTCACAAGTGCGGTAG
- a CDS encoding DNA gyrase subunit B — protein sequence MSTSELIQNYDDSSIHVLDGLEAIRKRPGMYVGGTGVQGFHHLFKEVIDNSIDEALAGYCDRIEVVIHEDQSLSVKDNGRGIPFGMHETGKRTIEVAMTIPHSGGKFGDKGSGYTVSGGLHGVGLTAVNALSKWVEVTICRDGQQYVQKYTTGARPGEEEFKIGYPEPPTITPLATERRGTMIRFLPDADVFGNLHFQTGIIEERIRMMAYLNPSITITLTDLRHSTKTKTFYYEGGVSEFVQYLNEDKQTIQAPFAISGKSDSISVDIGIQYSDGYAETFASFVNCIPTKSGGTHVRGFKTAFTRTFNDFARTNGILKENEDNLEGDLLREGMTCVLSIRLPNPEFIGQTKDELSNKEVQNIVGTVVSEQLSAYLDQNRELAINVIHRALLSKRAREAAKKAAEDVRTGKDKKDKNGRRKVLVEKLTAPQSNEYAKNELYIVEGDSAGGSAKQGRDFRHQGILPLRGKSLNVERENDVSKILKNAEIAAIVDSIGAGFGASFDLSQCRYGKVIIMSDADPDGGHIQSLLITLFYQYMRPLVEAGMLYVAMPPLYKLTYAEGKGKSKQSVVMYAWTDEELDELRSAFAKKKISFELQRYKGLGEMNPDQLWETTMCPETRTLIKIDVMDASVAERRITTLMGSKSELRRQWLYENVDFDSYEE from the coding sequence ATGTCCACATCGGAACTGATCCAAAACTACGACGACTCGTCCATTCACGTACTGGATGGCTTGGAGGCAATTCGCAAGCGACCTGGTATGTATGTTGGCGGAACGGGTGTCCAAGGGTTTCATCACCTGTTCAAGGAAGTCATCGATAACTCGATCGACGAAGCCCTCGCTGGTTATTGTGATCGAATCGAGGTCGTGATTCACGAAGATCAGAGTTTGAGTGTCAAGGATAACGGTCGAGGTATTCCCTTCGGAATGCATGAAACGGGGAAACGCACGATTGAAGTAGCGATGACCATTCCACACAGCGGTGGCAAGTTCGGCGATAAAGGGAGTGGCTACACCGTTTCCGGCGGCCTTCACGGTGTCGGACTCACGGCGGTCAACGCCTTGTCGAAATGGGTGGAGGTCACCATCTGCCGCGACGGGCAGCAGTACGTTCAAAAGTACACGACGGGCGCCCGCCCTGGTGAAGAGGAGTTCAAAATTGGATATCCCGAGCCTCCAACCATCACGCCGCTCGCGACCGAACGGCGGGGGACGATGATCCGCTTTCTTCCGGACGCAGACGTATTTGGAAACCTGCATTTTCAAACCGGCATCATCGAAGAGCGGATCCGGATGATGGCGTATTTGAATCCGTCCATCACGATCACGTTGACCGATCTTCGTCACTCCACGAAGACGAAGACGTTCTACTACGAGGGCGGCGTGTCGGAGTTCGTTCAATACCTGAACGAGGACAAGCAAACGATTCAGGCGCCGTTTGCCATCTCAGGAAAGTCGGACAGTATCAGTGTAGATATCGGCATTCAATATTCGGACGGCTATGCTGAGACCTTTGCTAGCTTCGTCAACTGTATCCCGACAAAGAGTGGTGGGACTCATGTACGCGGCTTTAAGACGGCATTTACTCGCACGTTTAACGATTTCGCGCGCACCAACGGCATCCTCAAGGAGAATGAGGATAACCTCGAAGGCGACCTGTTGCGCGAGGGGATGACGTGCGTCCTGTCCATTCGTCTGCCGAACCCTGAGTTTATTGGCCAAACGAAGGACGAATTGAGCAATAAGGAAGTTCAAAACATCGTCGGTACAGTAGTTTCCGAACAACTTTCCGCTTATTTGGATCAAAATCGCGAGTTGGCGATCAACGTCATTCATCGGGCTTTGCTCTCGAAGCGAGCACGAGAAGCCGCGAAAAAGGCCGCCGAAGACGTTCGGACCGGAAAAGATAAGAAGGACAAGAACGGACGACGAAAAGTGCTTGTGGAGAAGTTGACCGCACCACAGAGCAACGAGTACGCCAAGAATGAACTGTACATCGTGGAGGGTGACAGTGCAGGTGGTTCCGCAAAGCAGGGGAGGGACTTTCGACATCAAGGCATTCTTCCGCTTCGCGGCAAGTCCTTAAACGTCGAACGCGAGAACGACGTCTCAAAGATCCTGAAAAATGCCGAGATCGCTGCGATTGTGGACTCCATCGGGGCAGGCTTTGGAGCTTCTTTTGACCTGTCGCAGTGCAGGTACGGAAAAGTCATTATCATGAGCGATGCAGACCCGGATGGCGGCCATATCCAGTCGCTGCTCATCACCCTGTTCTACCAATATATGCGGCCGCTCGTCGAAGCTGGCATGCTTTACGTCGCCATGCCGCCGCTTTACAAACTCACGTATGCCGAGGGAAAGGGAAAGTCGAAGCAGTCCGTTGTCATGTATGCCTGGACGGACGAGGAACTGGACGAACTTCGCTCGGCGTTCGCGAAGAAGAAGATCTCGTTTGAATTACAGAGATACAAAGGTCTTGGCGAAATGAACCCGGACCAGTTATGGGAAACCACGATGTGTCCGGAGACGAGAACGCTCATCAAGATCGACGTGATGGACGCGAGCGTGGCCGAGCGAAGAATCACCACCCTGATGGGATCCAAGTCGGAGTTACGCCGCCAGTGGCTCTATGAAAACGTCGATTTTGATTCATACGAGGAATGA
- a CDS encoding IS110 family transposase — MKTITKFVGLDVSKDSIAVAVADEGRGEPRFLGMYPHTVEAVRGLVKRLNEEDVELEFCYEAGPTGYWLYRLLRAMDMPCTVVAPSLIPVRQGDRVKTDRRDALKLAKLFRAGELVAVFVPNEENESLRDLVRAREDAVEDRTRARHRISKFLLRHNRILQTKLRAWGAMHRRWLDSLQWTDRREQVVFQEYLHHLDEIEGRLERLEAAIHLEATESDRAPVIQALQTLRGVAEVIATSLVAEVGEFRRFHNPKQLMAYAGLVPSESSSGVSRRQGRITKAGNAHLRRVLGEAAWSYRYKPAVKRNIRKRQEGQSPKVQDIAWRAQDRLHRKYKRMTSRGKHHNVAVTSVARELLGFVWAIACEAEREMEKSVAV; from the coding sequence ATGAAGACTATCACAAAATTCGTGGGTTTGGATGTGTCAAAAGACTCCATCGCAGTTGCTGTTGCAGACGAAGGTCGTGGTGAGCCGAGATTTCTCGGTATGTACCCTCATACGGTGGAAGCAGTACGTGGTTTAGTCAAACGGTTAAATGAAGAGGATGTAGAGCTTGAGTTTTGCTACGAAGCAGGTCCGACTGGCTATTGGCTTTATAGACTGCTGCGAGCAATGGATATGCCGTGCACGGTTGTTGCACCATCCCTCATTCCAGTTCGTCAGGGAGACCGGGTAAAAACAGATCGTCGAGATGCGTTAAAGCTGGCAAAGTTATTTCGCGCAGGCGAGCTGGTTGCCGTCTTTGTGCCGAACGAGGAAAACGAGTCGTTGAGAGACTTGGTTCGAGCACGGGAAGATGCAGTAGAAGATCGAACCCGAGCAAGGCATCGAATATCTAAGTTCCTACTGCGCCACAATCGAATCCTCCAAACCAAGCTTCGAGCTTGGGGAGCGATGCATCGTCGGTGGTTGGATAGTCTTCAATGGACAGACAGACGAGAACAAGTGGTGTTTCAAGAATATTTACACCACCTGGATGAAATCGAAGGTCGTCTAGAGCGTCTTGAAGCTGCCATTCACTTGGAGGCAACGGAAAGTGACAGAGCACCAGTCATTCAGGCATTACAGACGCTGCGTGGTGTCGCCGAGGTGATCGCAACATCGTTGGTAGCTGAGGTTGGTGAATTTCGTCGATTCCACAATCCGAAACAGTTAATGGCATATGCCGGACTGGTACCATCGGAGTCTTCAAGTGGGGTATCTCGAAGACAGGGTAGGATCACGAAAGCTGGGAATGCACATCTAAGGCGGGTACTCGGTGAGGCTGCATGGAGTTACCGGTATAAGCCGGCAGTCAAAAGAAACATCCGAAAGCGGCAAGAGGGGCAGAGCCCAAAGGTTCAGGACATCGCCTGGCGAGCGCAGGACAGGCTTCATCGAAAGTATAAAAGGATGACTTCTCGAGGTAAGCATCACAACGTGGCAGTCACTTCAGTGGCCAGAGAGTTGTTGGGCTTTGTATGGGCAATTGCATGTGAGGCAGAACGGGAAATGGAGAAGTCGGTCGCGGTCTAA
- a CDS encoding DNA topoisomerase 4 subunit A, producing the protein MDTVDKTITVDISDLLGDRFGRYSKYTIQNRAIPDARDGLKPVQRRILYSMFLAGNTPDKGYRKSAKTVGDVMGNYHPHGDTAIYDAMVHLAQPFKTNQPLIDGHGNWGSIDKDPAAAMRYTEARLSSYALELLQDIKKDTVKMVSNFDETATEPVVLPARLPNLLINGVSGIASGFSTNIPPHNPRDVVQACVAYLNDENISNQDLIDIVQAPDFPTGCEVMDIEGIRSMYTTGSGSFVMAARVEIERPSKHNVQLVFSHLPHNAVKQQIVVALQEIVLNKDIDGIVEARDETDRKHGPTGARIVVELKKGLSDEQIDSIIAYLYKNTDLMSHYRANMTAIVNGSPEKLDLKRFVSSYINHQRDVIRRRTQFDLDRTKERFHIVEGYIKALNRLDEVIRIIRESRDRKDAVEQLVERIDLSEVQANAILDLRLYRLTNLEIESFQKEWLDLQKTIKQLEGILASPKRLDKVIQTEMTEYVKLYSHPRLSPLKRQTKDLNVDVTMTIPEEEVYVVLTKNGYIKRLSKRAYMGIERVSAINLKLGDSVQETILTKTTDTLLLFTGSGTYYSLLVHKLPEGKWKDEGTPLHTVVSMPAEEKIVSLIPISTFETDQLLCFVTVEGLVKKTALGEYRTDRSVAVKGVRIKEGDELKHVFVTTDDHRMVVTTERGYIGLYAQAEIAATGKNSSGSRVISLARNDRVLKAYPVEADKSFQVVLFESQGLFRVVPSQRLPEKKRGMKGTQAWKGLGSDGRIVGSVLAEGMQRGACIIDHQTIQGFEIDLLQSPSPQPFVTLEPQSVVTGLVWMPEK; encoded by the coding sequence TTGGATACAGTTGATAAAACCATTACGGTTGATATATCTGATTTACTTGGAGATAGGTTTGGTCGATATTCAAAGTATACCATCCAGAATCGCGCGATTCCCGATGCGCGTGACGGGCTGAAGCCGGTGCAGCGCCGCATCTTGTATTCGATGTTTTTAGCAGGAAATACGCCTGACAAGGGTTATCGCAAATCCGCGAAAACCGTCGGCGATGTGATGGGCAACTACCATCCGCATGGCGATACCGCGATTTATGACGCCATGGTACATCTGGCGCAACCGTTTAAAACGAATCAACCGCTCATCGATGGCCATGGGAATTGGGGCTCTATCGATAAAGATCCGGCGGCAGCTATGCGTTATACGGAGGCTCGCTTATCCTCCTATGCCTTGGAACTGTTGCAGGATATTAAAAAGGACACCGTCAAAATGGTGTCCAATTTCGATGAGACAGCGACGGAGCCGGTTGTTCTGCCCGCGCGACTGCCAAACTTGCTCATCAATGGCGTGTCCGGCATCGCCAGTGGATTTTCCACCAACATTCCGCCACACAATCCACGCGATGTGGTACAGGCGTGTGTTGCGTATCTGAATGACGAGAACATCAGCAACCAAGACCTCATCGACATCGTCCAGGCTCCGGATTTTCCGACCGGTTGTGAAGTGATGGACATCGAGGGCATCCGCTCGATGTATACGACTGGGTCTGGCAGCTTCGTGATGGCGGCGCGAGTGGAAATTGAACGGCCAAGTAAGCACAACGTTCAACTCGTGTTTTCCCACTTGCCTCACAATGCGGTAAAGCAACAAATTGTCGTCGCTCTCCAGGAGATCGTCTTGAACAAAGACATTGATGGCATCGTGGAGGCCCGGGACGAGACGGACAGAAAACACGGGCCAACAGGCGCGCGGATTGTCGTAGAGCTCAAGAAGGGGTTGAGTGATGAACAGATTGACTCGATCATCGCTTACCTCTACAAAAATACCGATTTGATGTCGCACTACCGCGCCAACATGACGGCTATCGTGAACGGCAGCCCGGAGAAGTTAGATCTCAAGCGATTTGTATCGTCCTATATCAACCATCAACGGGACGTGATTCGCCGCCGTACCCAATTCGACTTGGACCGGACGAAGGAACGGTTTCATATCGTCGAAGGGTACATCAAGGCATTGAACCGCTTAGATGAAGTGATTCGGATCATTCGCGAATCCAGGGACCGGAAGGACGCTGTCGAGCAATTAGTCGAGCGCATCGACCTCAGTGAGGTCCAGGCCAACGCAATTCTCGATTTGCGCCTCTATCGGCTGACCAATCTGGAGATCGAGAGCTTTCAAAAGGAGTGGCTGGATCTACAAAAAACGATTAAACAGTTGGAAGGCATTCTCGCGTCGCCGAAACGGTTAGACAAAGTCATTCAAACAGAGATGACCGAGTACGTAAAATTGTATAGCCATCCGCGTTTGTCTCCGCTCAAGCGACAGACGAAGGATCTGAACGTGGATGTCACCATGACCATTCCCGAGGAAGAAGTCTATGTCGTCTTGACCAAAAATGGCTATATCAAGCGGCTCTCGAAGCGCGCCTATATGGGCATAGAACGCGTCAGTGCCATCAATTTGAAGCTAGGCGACAGCGTGCAGGAAACAATTTTGACGAAGACCACCGACACCCTTTTGCTGTTCACGGGCAGTGGCACGTACTATTCCCTGTTGGTCCACAAGTTGCCTGAAGGGAAGTGGAAGGACGAAGGGACGCCGCTTCATACGGTAGTTTCGATGCCGGCTGAGGAGAAGATCGTCTCGTTGATCCCGATTTCCACGTTTGAAACGGATCAGTTGCTCTGCTTCGTGACGGTCGAAGGACTCGTGAAGAAGACAGCGCTTGGTGAATATCGCACGGATAGGTCAGTCGCCGTCAAAGGTGTCCGAATCAAAGAGGGCGATGAGCTGAAACACGTGTTTGTGACGACGGACGACCACCGCATGGTCGTGACGACGGAGCGCGGCTACATCGGTCTCTACGCGCAGGCGGAAATCGCCGCGACAGGTAAGAATTCTTCGGGAAGCAGGGTCATTTCGCTCGCTCGAAACGACCGTGTGCTAAAGGCTTATCCGGTCGAAGCAGACAAGTCATTTCAGGTCGTATTGTTTGAAAGTCAGGGGCTGTTTCGCGTCGTTCCGTCACAGCGACTGCCAGAAAAGAAACGTGGTATGAAAGGTACGCAAGCGTGGAAGGGCCTCGGGTCTGACGGGAGGATCGTGGGGAGTGTGCTGGCAGAGGGGATGCAGAGAGGTGCGTGTATCATCGATCACCAAACCATTCAAGGCTTTGAGATCGACTTGTTGCAGAGCCCTTCGCCACAACCGTTTGTCACGTTAGAGCCGCAGTCGGTTGTGACGGGCCTTGTCTGGATGCCGGAAAAATAG
- a CDS encoding FadR/GntR family transcriptional regulator, with product MFESTLATLEERIRNGIWRPGDRLPPLQKLSEELNVGISTLREVLRILESRNVIAIEQGRGTFIRTDLAATHVLTPELTETSLQELFEARRLLEPELAYLAAQRGFMDEIRDIDRVAKEMSRLIEGRQNFDQVDVRFHHLIARAAHNDMLFRMFQSIETQFHQGRSFTNMIPGMIEKAAHYHLIIAAALCQRNAEQARSLMQSHVEDMRSYVLGSTYVSEGTAKR from the coding sequence GTGTTTGAATCGACGTTAGCCACTCTGGAGGAGCGAATTCGCAACGGCATTTGGCGTCCAGGCGACAGACTTCCACCGCTCCAGAAATTATCCGAGGAATTGAACGTCGGCATCTCCACGCTTCGGGAAGTGCTCCGGATACTCGAAAGTCGCAACGTGATCGCGATTGAACAGGGTCGTGGTACGTTTATTCGAACCGATCTCGCCGCGACCCACGTGCTGACCCCTGAACTCACGGAGACCTCCTTGCAAGAGTTGTTTGAAGCAAGAAGACTACTGGAACCAGAGCTCGCCTATCTAGCTGCACAACGTGGATTTATGGATGAAATCCGAGATATCGACCGTGTGGCGAAGGAAATGTCGAGGCTGATTGAGGGGCGGCAAAACTTTGATCAAGTCGACGTCAGATTCCACCACCTCATCGCACGGGCCGCTCACAACGACATGTTATTTCGCATGTTCCAGTCGATAGAGACCCAATTTCACCAGGGTCGCAGTTTTACCAACATGATCCCTGGCATGATTGAAAAGGCAGCACATTACCACTTGATCATCGCCGCCGCGCTGTGTCAGAGGAACGCAGAACAGGCGAGGTCACTGATGCAATCGCATGTCGAGGACATGCGGTCGTACGTGCTGGGCAGCACGTACGTCAGCGAGGGCACGGCCAAACGATGA
- a CDS encoding aldehyde dehydrogenase family protein, with protein sequence METRNLIGGEYTTPTAGEVRIMNPSNIEEEVGVIHLSTIDEVLQAGEAARRALPKWAGMTGAARGEVLYRMAQLLEASADEIATLASSEMGKPVTEMRGEVTRGIHLLRYYAAEGVRAIGDVIPASATQVLQYSKRVPLGVVGLITPWNFPVAIPIWKIAPALICGNTILWKPAEVASLTAARLAEVFQDAGLPAGVLNLVVGKGRDVGEAMLQQVELDAVSFTGSTATGRHVAGVCATRNIKYQTEMGGKNAAVVLKDADLAVTVPAILSGAFRSAGQKCTATSRIIVEDAVYDEFVDALRQGLSTVKLGHALDPASYLGPVASQAQYETVCSYVKLAHDDAEMLLAGETDVDEASGYYVRPLIASGVGVDHPLIQEEIFGPVATLLRSRDLDEAIALCNQTIYGLSASVFTRDVRCGLRFLDEAQAGMVRVNLETAGVEYQAPFGGMKLSSSHTREQGQAALDFYSQLKTCAVYYG encoded by the coding sequence GTGGAAACTCGCAATCTGATCGGTGGCGAATACACGACGCCAACCGCAGGCGAAGTTCGCATCATGAATCCGTCCAATATCGAAGAGGAAGTCGGGGTGATTCACCTCTCCACCATCGACGAAGTGCTTCAGGCTGGAGAGGCGGCACGCCGTGCACTTCCCAAGTGGGCGGGCATGACCGGAGCCGCCCGCGGTGAGGTCCTCTATCGGATGGCACAACTGTTAGAAGCGAGTGCGGATGAAATCGCGACGCTCGCGAGCTCGGAGATGGGCAAACCCGTCACGGAAATGCGCGGTGAGGTCACACGTGGTATCCACCTCTTGCGCTACTACGCGGCAGAAGGCGTTCGTGCCATAGGGGATGTTATCCCGGCGAGCGCTACGCAGGTTTTGCAGTACAGCAAACGCGTTCCGCTCGGTGTGGTTGGCCTGATCACGCCGTGGAATTTCCCTGTGGCCATCCCGATTTGGAAAATCGCGCCTGCTCTGATTTGTGGCAACACGATCCTGTGGAAACCGGCTGAGGTCGCTTCATTGACGGCTGCTCGGCTCGCCGAAGTGTTTCAGGACGCCGGCTTGCCCGCAGGCGTCCTCAACTTGGTGGTGGGTAAAGGGCGCGACGTCGGTGAGGCGATGCTCCAACAAGTCGAGTTGGACGCGGTGAGTTTCACCGGATCGACCGCCACCGGACGACACGTGGCGGGGGTCTGTGCAACGCGAAACATCAAGTACCAAACGGAGATGGGTGGGAAAAACGCCGCCGTCGTGCTGAAGGACGCCGATTTAGCCGTCACCGTACCGGCCATTCTCAGTGGCGCATTTCGATCCGCCGGTCAAAAGTGCACTGCCACAAGTCGTATCATCGTCGAAGATGCAGTCTACGATGAATTCGTAGACGCCCTTCGCCAAGGACTATCGACGGTCAAGTTGGGACACGCGTTAGACCCTGCGTCTTACTTGGGACCTGTCGCCTCGCAAGCGCAGTACGAGACGGTTTGCTCGTACGTGAAACTCGCCCACGACGACGCAGAGATGCTGTTAGCTGGCGAGACAGATGTGGATGAGGCGAGTGGATATTACGTTCGACCTTTGATCGCGAGCGGCGTCGGCGTCGATCATCCGCTGATTCAAGAAGAGATCTTCGGGCCTGTCGCCACACTTTTGCGGTCGCGCGACTTGGATGAGGCCATCGCTCTGTGCAACCAGACCATCTACGGCTTGAGCGCGTCTGTGTTTACCCGCGACGTCAGGTGCGGACTGCGCTTTTTAGACGAGGCACAAGCCGGGATGGTGAGGGTGAACCTCGAGACGGCCGGTGTGGAATACCAGGCGCCATTTGGGGGCATGAAGCTATCCAGCTCGCATACGCGGGAACAAGGCCAAGCCGCACTCGATTTTTACAGTCAATTAAAAACCTGTGCGGTGTACTACGGATAA